A region from the Lycium barbarum isolate Lr01 chromosome 8, ASM1917538v2, whole genome shotgun sequence genome encodes:
- the LOC132607475 gene encoding transcription initiation factor IIB-2 isoform X2: MDAYCSDCKKSTEVVFDHSAGDMVCSECGLVLESHSIDETSEWRTFANESGDNDPVRVGGPTNPLLSDGGLSTVISKPNGTTSDFLTSSLGRWQNRGSNADRSLILAFKAIGVMSDRLGLVATIKDRANEIYKKVEDQKSSRGRNQDAILAACLYIACRQEDKPRTVKEICSVANGATKKEIGRAKEYIVKQLELEMGQSVEMGTIHAGDFMRRFCSNLGMTNQTVKAAQEAVKKSEEFDIRRSPISIAAAVIYIVTQLSDEKKPVKGILSTRYVM; encoded by the exons ATGGATGCATACTGTTCAGACTGTAAAAAGAGCACAGAAGTTGTATTTGATCATTCAGCAG GTGATATGGTATGTTCAGAGTGTGGATTAGTTTTGGAATCACATTCAATTGATGAAACATCTGAATGGAGAACATTTGCTAATGAGTCAGGTGATAATGATCCGGTTCGAGTTGGTGGACCTACTAATCCTTTGCTATCTGATGGTGGTTTATCTACTGTGATCTCTAAACCAAATGGAACTACTAGTGATTTCTTGACATCGTCTTTAGGACGATGGCAGAATCGTGGGTCGAATGCTGATCGATCTCTTATCTTGGCTTTTAAAGCCATTGGTGTCATGTCTGATAG GTTGGGCCTGGTTGCAACCATAAAG GACCGAGCTAATGAGATATACAAGAAGGTAGAAGATCAAAAATCTAGTAGAGGTAGGAACCAGGATGCTATATTGGCTGCTTGCCTATATATTGCTTGTCGACAAGAAGACAAGCCTCGTACTGTGAAGG AAATTTGCTCTGTTGCGAATGGAGCTACAAAGAAGGAAATTGGCCGAGCAAAGGAATACATAGTGAAACAACTAGAGCTCGAGATGGGTCAATCAGTGGAAATGGGAACTATACATGCTGGAGATTTCATG CGACGCTTTTGTTCAAATCTTGGGATGACAAATCAAACAGTTAAAGCCGCTCAAGAAGCAGTCAAAAAATCAGAAGAGTTTGACATAAG GAGAAGTCCCATTTCTATTGCCGCAGCAGTTATCTACATAGTCACTCAGCTTTCGGATGAAAAGAAGCCAGTTAAAG GCATATTGAGTACCCGATATGTCATGTAA
- the LOC132607475 gene encoding transcription initiation factor IIB-2 isoform X1, which yields MDAYCSDCKKSTEVVFDHSAGDMVCSECGLVLESHSIDETSEWRTFANESGDNDPVRVGGPTNPLLSDGGLSTVISKPNGTTSDFLTSSLGRWQNRGSNADRSLILAFKAIGVMSDRLGLVATIKDRANEIYKKVEDQKSSRGRNQDAILAACLYIACRQEDKPRTVKEICSVANGATKKEIGRAKEYIVKQLELEMGQSVEMGTIHAGDFMRRFCSNLGMTNQTVKAAQEAVKKSEEFDIRRSPISIAAAVIYIVTQLSDEKKPVKDVSLATGVAEGTIRNSFKDLYPHLSKIIPNWYAQGQDLKNLSSP from the exons ATGGATGCATACTGTTCAGACTGTAAAAAGAGCACAGAAGTTGTATTTGATCATTCAGCAG GTGATATGGTATGTTCAGAGTGTGGATTAGTTTTGGAATCACATTCAATTGATGAAACATCTGAATGGAGAACATTTGCTAATGAGTCAGGTGATAATGATCCGGTTCGAGTTGGTGGACCTACTAATCCTTTGCTATCTGATGGTGGTTTATCTACTGTGATCTCTAAACCAAATGGAACTACTAGTGATTTCTTGACATCGTCTTTAGGACGATGGCAGAATCGTGGGTCGAATGCTGATCGATCTCTTATCTTGGCTTTTAAAGCCATTGGTGTCATGTCTGATAG GTTGGGCCTGGTTGCAACCATAAAG GACCGAGCTAATGAGATATACAAGAAGGTAGAAGATCAAAAATCTAGTAGAGGTAGGAACCAGGATGCTATATTGGCTGCTTGCCTATATATTGCTTGTCGACAAGAAGACAAGCCTCGTACTGTGAAGG AAATTTGCTCTGTTGCGAATGGAGCTACAAAGAAGGAAATTGGCCGAGCAAAGGAATACATAGTGAAACAACTAGAGCTCGAGATGGGTCAATCAGTGGAAATGGGAACTATACATGCTGGAGATTTCATG CGACGCTTTTGTTCAAATCTTGGGATGACAAATCAAACAGTTAAAGCCGCTCAAGAAGCAGTCAAAAAATCAGAAGAGTTTGACATAAG GAGAAGTCCCATTTCTATTGCCGCAGCAGTTATCTACATAGTCACTCAGCTTTCGGATGAAAAGAAGCCAGTTAAAG ATGTGTCACTTGCAACTGGAGTTGCTGAAGGTACGATCCGGAATTCATTCAAGGATCTATACCCACATCTCTCAAAGATTATACCAAATTGGTATGCACAGGGTCAGGACCTAAAAAACCTCAGCAGTCCTTGA
- the LOC132607476 gene encoding zeatin O-glucosyltransferase-like: MAENYTTKSNGQKSVQAAQVAVVMVPLSAQGHLNQLLHLSRLITSCNIPVHYVGATTHIRQAKFRVHGFDPVTVKNLHFHEFPTPPFENPPPNPNASNKFPNHLIPSFYATIHLREPVCSLVRQLLGANNRRVIVIYDSMMTWVVEDVPAIPNAECYRFNSVSAFHTFSMIWDTKGKPSQPGTEIFEDIPSVENVASPELWELWSKQVSLEGKISSGELYNSSRVIEGLYLDLAAKEINGLNLWAIGPFNPLLLTEHNKDSNKRHQTLDWLDKQEPDSVIYVSFGTSTSLLTEEIEQLAIGLEKSLQKFIWVIRDADKGDVFAGEERRAQVPKGYEERIKGRGIIVRDWAPQLEILAHPSTGGFMSHCGWNSCMESISMGVPIAAWPMHSDQPRNSQLVTKFLKIGLIVRHWARRDELVTSEIVENAVRTLMASSDGDEMRKRASELSVAIKKTVTDGGGNGVEMDSFIAHITR, encoded by the coding sequence ATGGCTGAGAACTACACAACAAAAAGCAATGGCCAAAAAAGTGTTCAAGCTGCACAAGTGGCTGTGGTTATGGTGCCCCTTTCAGCACAAGGCCATCTCAACCAGCTTCTCCACCTCTCGAGGCTGATCACCTCGTGTAATATCCCAGTACACTATGTTGGAGCAACCACTCATATTCGCCAGGCTAAGTTTCGCGTCCATGGTTTTGACCCTGTCACAGTTAAAAACCTCCATTTTCATGAATTCCCTACACCACCTTTTGAAAATCCCCCTCCAAATCCTAATGCTTCTAATAAATTTCCTAACCACTTAATCCCTTCATTTTATGCAACAATCCATCTCCGTGAGCCAGTGTGCTCTCTTGTACGCCAACTCTTAGGCGCGAACAATCGGAGagtgattgttatttatgattcTATGATGACTTGGGTAGTAGAGGATGTACCGGCAATTCCAAATGCTGAGTGCTACCGTTTTAATAGTGTCTCAGCTTTCCATACGTTTTCAATGATCTGGGACACTAAAGGAAAGCCTTCTCAACCTGGAACTGAAATATTCGAGGACATTCCATCAGTCGAAAACGTTGCTTCTCCAGAGTTATGGGAATTGTGGAGTAAACAAGTATCCCTTGAAGGGAAAATTAGCTCTGGAGAACTTTACAACTCATCCAGAGTAATAGAAGGTTTATACCTTGATTTAGCAGCCAAAGAAATTAATGGCTTAAACCTATGGGCTATTGGTCCATTCAATCCGTTGTTGCTGACTGAGCATAACAAAGACTCAAATAAACGTCACCAAACCTTGGATTGGCTTGACAAACAAGAACCAGACTCTGTGATATATGTGTCTTTTGGAACATCTACTTCATTATTGACTGAAGAAATTGAACAACTCGCCATTGGGTTAGAGAAAAGTCTGCAAAAGTTCATTTGGGTTATCAGAGATGCTGACAAAGGAGATGTTTTTGCAGGTGAAGAAAGGAGAGCTCAGGTGCCTAAAGGTTATgaagaaagaataaaaggaagaggAATTATTGTAAGAGATTGGGCACCTCAGTTGGAAATTTTGGCACATCCTTCCACAGGTGGTTTTATGAGTCATTGtggatggaattcatgcatggaaAGTATTTCCATGGGAGTTCCTATAGCAGCCTGGCCAATGCATTCAGATCAACCAAGGAACTCCCAGCTGGTAACTAAGTTCCTAAAAATTGGCCTAATTGTGAGGCATTGGGCACGTCGAGATGAATTGGTTACATCAGAAATAGTTGAAAATGCTGTAAGAACTTTGATGGCTTCATCTGATGGAGATGAGATGAGGAAGAGAGCATCAGAGTTAAGTGTTGCTATCAAAAAAACAGTCACGGATGGGGGAGGTAACGGTGTGGAGATGGATTCTTTTATCGCTCACATTACTCGATAA
- the LOC132608362 gene encoding zeatin O-xylosyltransferase-like, whose protein sequence is MKTWVVQDVPDILNAECYFFNSISAFHMYSSFWEIKGKPFQAGTELYEDIPSLEGCSTPEIWELWTKQESLMGKFRSGELHNSSRVIESLYLDLVAKENDGRNLWALGQFSPLLPEQNKDSNKTIKPCIGLTNKKQTRDADKGNVFAGEERRAQLPEGSEERKKEEELLWFYESLWMEFVHGKHFHGSSYSSLANSFRSAKEFSASNKVSEN, encoded by the exons ATGAAGACTTGGGTAGTACAGGATGTGCCAGACATCCTAAATGCTGAGTGCTACTTTTTTAATAGTATCTCAGCTTTCCATATGTATTCGTCGTTCTGGGAAATCAAAGGTAAGCCTTTCCAAGCAGGAACTGAATTGTACGAGGACATCCCATCACTCGAAGGCTGCTCTACTCCAGAGATATGGGAATTGTGGACGAAACAGGAATCCCTCATGGGGAAATTTAGGTCCGGAGAACTTCACAATTCATCCAGAGTAATAGAAAGTTTATACCTTGATTTAGTAGCCAAAGAAAATGATGGACGTAACCTATGGGCTCTTGGTCAATTCAGTCCATTGTTGCCTGAACAGAACAAAGACTCAAATAAAACCATCAAACCCTGTATTGGTTTGACAAACAAGAAACAAACTCG AGATGCTGACAAAGGAAATGTTTTTGCAGGTGAAGAAAGGAGAGCTCAGCTGCCTGAAGGTTctgaagaaagaaaaaaggaagagGAATTATT GTGGTTTTATGAGTCATTGTGGATGGAATTCGTGCATGGAAAGCATTTCCATGGGAGTTCCTATAGCAGCCTGGCAAATTCATTCAGATCAGCCAAAGAATTCTCAGCTAGTAATAAAGTTTCTGAAAATTAG
- the LOC132608363 gene encoding uncharacterized protein LOC132608363, with protein sequence MKRFYQVIQTPSSSGLSSPVPNSSSCPVVHDKDKVLDLNLPKPDPGERKQISQYSYNERDRIRRHYIQKGPCQPRDHIFPKREFGGLMRQFNPDWFGTSYSEWLEYSVKLDAGFCLCCYLFKNEHGRVGDSFTKHGFRAWNKGIERLNRHIGDVNSLHNRCFKRMRDLKNQEQSIVTSFDKHNEKDKNNYQVRLNASVDVTRFLLKQGMPFRGHDEGETSTKRGNFLELLKWYANRHDEVNKVVLENAPQNNMMIAPSIQKEIVNACAKETLKAIIEDLNGDYFGILVDESKDVSHKEQMALVLRYVNKEGTLIERFLSVVHVKDTSAIALKDAIYSLLLEHSLSPSQIRGQGYDGASNMQGKINGLKTLVLEDTPSAYCIHCFAHQLQLTLVAVAKKHYDVDQFFDIVTNVLNIVGGSFKRREILREDQAKKLEELLVLGEVYTGSGLNQELGLQRPGDTRWGSHFKTVRNFIALFSSIVHMLEVIASEGTTYLERSMAKSLVNDIRSFEFVHMLKMMLKVLAITNDLNMTLQRKDQDIVNAMKLVGFAKRQLQSIRESKWESLIEDVSSFCVKHDILIPEMDKNYHIGKSKRKSSSVTYSHHLHVEVFNAVIDLQLAELNSRFDAVNSDLLLGMASLSPDNSFANYDKDKIMKLGTLYRDEFSVSKLEDLSYELDNYILFVREDSDFSNLKGIRDLSETLVETNLHKTWRLVYLLVKLSLILPVATATVERAFSSMKYIKNDLRSRVGDQFLNDCLVCYIEDEVFESVPNDAIIDRFQNMTSRRGQL encoded by the coding sequence ATGAAGAGATTTTACCAGGTTATTCAAACTCCTTCAAGTTCTGGTTTAAGCTCTCCTGTGCCGAATTCTTCTTCGTGTCCAGTTGTTCATGACAAAGATAAAGTGTTGGATTTGAATCTTCCTAAACCTGATCCTGGTGAAAGAAAGCAAATCTCACAATATTCTTATAATGAACGTGACCGAATAAGGAGACATTATATTCAAAAAGGACCATGCCAACCTCGTGATCATATATTCCCAAAGAGAGAATTTGGTGGACTCATGCGTCAATTTAATCCTGACTGGTTTGGTACTTCATATTCTGAATGGTTAGAATATAGTGTTAAACTTGATGCGGGCTTTTGTTTATGTTGCTACTTGTTTAAAAATGAACATGGAAGAGTTGGAGATTCTTTTACAAAACATGGTTTTAGAGCTTGGAATAAAGGTATAGAAAGGCTTAATAGACATATTGGTGATGTGAATAGTCTTCACAATCGGTGTTTCAAGAGGATGAGAGACTTAAAGAATCAAGAACAATCGATTGTAACTTCTTTTGACAAGCATAATGAGAAAGATAAAAATAATTATCAAGTTCGGTTGAATGCTTCAGTTGATGTGACAAGATTTCTTTTGAAACAAGGAATGCCTTTCCGGGGCCACGATGAAGGTGAAACTTCTACAAAAAGGGGAAATTTTCTAGAACTTTTAAAATGGTATGCAAATAGGCATGATGAAGTGAACAAAGTTGTACTAGAAAATGCTCCACAAAATAACATGATGATTGCTCCAAGTATCCAAAAGGAGATCGTGAATGCTTGTGCAAAAGAAACATTGAAAGCAATTATTGAAGATTTAAATGGAGATTACTTTGGCATATTGGTTGATGAATCTAAGGATGTTTCTCATAAGGAACAAATGGCTCTTGTTCTTAGATATGTCAACAAAGAAGGCACACTTATTGAACGATTCCTTAGTGTTGTTCATGTTAAAGATACAAGTGCAATAGCATTGAAAGATGCTATCTATTCTTTGCTTTTAGAGCATTCATTAAGTCCATCTCAAATACGGGGACAAGGTTATGATGGAGCTAGTAACATGCAAGGAAAAATCAATGGTCTTAAAACTCTAGTTTTGGAAGACACTCCTTCAGCTTATTGCATACATTGCTTTGCTCATCAGTTGCAATTGACTCTTGTAGCTGTTGCAAAGAAGCACTATGATGTAGATCAATTTTTTGATATTGTTACTAAtgtcttgaatattgttggaggTTCTTTTAAGCGCAGGGAGATTCTTCGAGAAGATCAAGCAAAAAAACTAGAGGAATTACTAGTGCTTGGTGAAGTTTATACGGGAAGTGGACTAAATCAAGAACTTGGGCTTCAAAGGCCCGGTGACACCCGTTGGGGATCTCACTTTAAAACAGTGCGTAATTTTATTGCATTATTCTCATCAATTGTTCATATGCTTGAAGTAATTGCAAGTGAGGGTACAACTTATCTAGAGAGATCCATGGCAAAAAGTCTAGTGAATGATATAAGATCTTTTGAGTTTGTGCATATGTTGAAAATGATGTTGAAAGTGTTGGCAATTACAAATGATTTGAATATGACTTTGCAAAGAAAAGATCAAGATATTGTGAATGCTATGAAGCTTGTTGGTTTTGCCAAGAGGCAACTGCAATCGATAAGAGAGTCTAAATGGGAATCTTTGATTGAAGATGTCTCTTCATTTTGTGTGAAGCATGATATTCTAATTCCTGAAATGGATAAGAACTATCATATTGGAAAGTCAAAGCGCAAGAGTTCAAGTGTCACATATTCTCATCATTTGCATGTAGAAGTCTTTAATGCTGTTATTGATTTGCAACTTGCGGAGCTTAATAGTCGTTTTGATGCAGTGAATAGTGATTTGCTTTTAGGTATGGCTAGTTTGAGTCCGGATAATTCTTTTGCAAATTATGATAAAGACAAAATTATGAAACTTGGTACACTTTATCGTGATGAGTTTAGTGTTTCCAAGCTTGAAGATCTCAGTTACGAGCTTGACAACTATATTCTCTTTGTGAGAGAAGATAGTGATTTCTCTAATTTGAAAGGAATTCGAGATCTTTCAGAAACATTAGTTGAAACAAATCTGCACAAGACTTGGAGACTTGTTTATTTGCTTGTGAAGTTAAGCTTGATATTGCCTGTGGCTACTGCAACAGTAGAAAGAGCTTTTTCTTCaatgaaatacatcaaaaatgaCTTGCGAAGCAGAGTTGGTGATCAATTTCTAAatgattgtttagtttgttaTATAGAAGATGAAGTATTTGAAAGTGTACCAAATGATGCGATCATTGATCGTTTTCAAAACATGACAAGTCGTCGGGGACAATTGTAA